One genomic region from uncultured Cohaesibacter sp. encodes:
- a CDS encoding alpha/beta hydrolase-fold protein: MFIQPRFFAQAMQALLVIGLGVLSQSVHAMSPKVIEQIDAIHDPIRVDVVANEPVAIHLLGDTGALVSLSLETSGLPFDISLEGEDGTHYRQLLAKGEGRKHVVFMMPDKPSYLAVSSSKAGSLAITQTSMIAAKDLHAPKRSYQSPRLRVLAEKLEQEGNTDAFWQDITKEGTPMVEPGNKGETLLTFLARGAERNVKMLGGPANDIYALERLGKSDVWFRTVSVPAGTLFSYQLAKDVPDFDGPKRARRVAILAKAKADPLNRYPWPTEAPDAYNQSSTFRVGGGALEPWFEAVSDAQGALSHHRIASVELENERDIWIYRSAGFDASDPDTPLLFVFDGEQFLRKGHLDCSIDALVAAGKIPPLAAVFVSSIDNVVRAKELPDNDTFAAFMAKDVLSLVREVLGFSPRAERTILSGSSFGGLGSTTIAFKHPEAFGAVLSLSGSYWWSDEGAYSGANMVARRVATHEPAPVRFYLAAGLFETSRGDGFASILEPNRHLHDVLLAKGYSVIHQEFPTAHDMFAWREQLPQGLIALLGSVDANARVVGK; this comes from the coding sequence ATGTTCATCCAGCCCCGCTTTTTTGCTCAAGCCATGCAAGCTTTGCTCGTTATCGGCTTGGGTGTTCTTTCCCAGAGTGTCCATGCCATGTCTCCCAAGGTGATTGAACAAATAGATGCCATCCACGACCCCATTCGTGTTGACGTGGTCGCCAATGAGCCAGTCGCTATCCATCTGCTCGGTGATACCGGAGCGTTGGTCAGTTTGTCTCTTGAAACGTCAGGCTTACCGTTTGATATCTCCCTTGAGGGCGAAGACGGTACACATTACCGGCAATTGCTGGCAAAAGGGGAAGGACGCAAGCATGTGGTGTTCATGATGCCTGACAAGCCTTCCTATCTGGCAGTCTCCAGCTCTAAGGCGGGCTCTCTTGCCATAACGCAGACAAGCATGATCGCTGCAAAGGATCTACATGCTCCAAAGCGCAGCTATCAAAGCCCTCGCCTTCGTGTTCTGGCCGAGAAATTGGAACAGGAAGGAAACACTGATGCCTTTTGGCAGGACATCACCAAAGAAGGCACGCCCATGGTGGAACCGGGCAACAAGGGCGAAACACTTTTGACCTTTCTTGCAAGAGGCGCTGAACGAAATGTCAAAATGCTCGGCGGCCCTGCCAATGATATCTATGCGCTGGAAAGGCTTGGCAAGAGCGATGTCTGGTTCCGCACGGTGTCTGTGCCTGCAGGAACTTTGTTCTCTTATCAGTTGGCGAAGGATGTGCCGGATTTTGATGGCCCGAAACGCGCCCGCCGCGTAGCGATTCTGGCAAAGGCCAAGGCAGACCCGCTCAATCGCTATCCATGGCCAACAGAGGCACCGGATGCCTACAATCAGTCTTCGACCTTCCGTGTCGGTGGCGGTGCGCTGGAACCATGGTTTGAGGCCGTGTCTGACGCACAGGGAGCGCTTAGCCATCACCGCATTGCAAGTGTCGAACTGGAGAATGAAAGAGATATCTGGATCTATCGCAGTGCAGGTTTTGATGCATCCGATCCCGATACGCCTTTGCTTTTTGTTTTTGATGGCGAACAGTTTTTGCGCAAAGGGCATCTGGATTGCAGCATTGATGCGCTGGTCGCCGCAGGCAAGATTCCGCCTCTGGCCGCTGTATTTGTTTCTTCTATCGACAATGTGGTGCGCGCGAAAGAACTGCCGGATAATGATACCTTCGCTGCCTTTATGGCCAAGGATGTCCTTTCCCTGGTGCGTGAAGTGTTAGGCTTTTCTCCGCGGGCCGAGAGAACCATTCTCAGCGGATCAAGCTTCGGTGGCCTTGGCTCGACGACCATCGCGTTCAAGCATCCTGAAGCCTTTGGTGCGGTGCTGTCGCTTTCAGGGTCCTATTGGTGGTCGGACGAGGGAGCATATTCCGGTGCCAATATGGTTGCCCGGCGCGTGGCGACCCATGAACCTGCGCCGGTTCGCTTCTATCTTGCAGCAGGCCTGTTCGAGACCAGCCGTGGCGATGGTTTTGCGAGCATTTTGGAGCCAAACAGGCATCTGCATGATGTGCTCCTTGCCAAAGGCTATAGCGTGATCCATCAGGAGTTCCCAACGGCGCACGACATGTTCGCCTGGAGAGAGCAGTTGCCTCAAGGGCTGATTGCATTGCTGGGAAGCGTGGATGCCAATGCGCGAGTGGTTGGCAAATAG
- a CDS encoding siderophore ABC transporter substrate-binding protein produces MTSRPFCLALAFSSLLAFVAPQALAEDLEIPTARDAAHFSSHPSSVVVMDVAALDTIDALGVEPVGVPDKLYVSYLDHLSKSAEGVGSLFEPNYEAINALQPDLVVVGGRSAKQYDQMSKMVPTIDMTIWGTDMVGQAKARLEAYGALFDKEQKAKELEAAFDDKVAEAQAAVKGKGNGLIILANGPKISAYGATGRFGWLHDAVGLPEAVESVEDATHGEAVSFEFIRDVNPDWLLVIDRSAAIGASGASADTTLDNALVHETKAWKEGQIVYLDAANIYIASGGIQSMTHTLDEMIKAFGKVD; encoded by the coding sequence ATGACTTCACGACCGTTTTGCCTTGCTTTGGCTTTTTCTAGCCTGCTTGCATTTGTTGCTCCGCAAGCTCTGGCTGAAGACTTGGAAATACCAACGGCACGGGATGCCGCGCACTTTTCCAGCCATCCGAGCTCTGTGGTTGTGATGGATGTTGCCGCTCTGGATACGATTGATGCCTTGGGTGTTGAGCCGGTCGGTGTGCCTGACAAGCTCTATGTTTCCTATCTGGATCATCTGTCGAAATCGGCGGAAGGTGTCGGTAGCCTGTTTGAGCCAAACTATGAGGCCATCAATGCACTGCAGCCGGATCTGGTTGTCGTTGGTGGACGCTCCGCCAAGCAATATGACCAGATGTCAAAAATGGTGCCAACCATCGATATGACGATCTGGGGGACCGATATGGTCGGTCAGGCTAAGGCCCGGCTGGAAGCCTATGGTGCGCTGTTTGACAAGGAGCAGAAAGCCAAGGAGCTCGAAGCGGCATTCGATGACAAAGTCGCCGAGGCGCAAGCCGCTGTTAAGGGCAAAGGCAACGGGCTGATTATTCTGGCCAATGGTCCGAAGATTTCAGCCTATGGCGCGACGGGTCGGTTTGGCTGGTTGCATGATGCCGTTGGCCTGCCTGAAGCCGTTGAAAGTGTTGAAGATGCCACTCATGGCGAAGCGGTTTCCTTTGAGTTTATCCGCGACGTCAATCCCGATTGGTTGCTGGTAATTGACCGTTCTGCTGCGATCGGAGCCAGTGGCGCCTCGGCTGACACCACGCTCGACAATGCCCTTGTGCATGAAACCAAGGCATGGAAAGAGGGTCAGATTGTCTATCTCGATGCGGCTAATATCTATATCGCCAGCGGCGGCATTCAATCCATGACCCACACGCTTGACGAGATGATCAAGGCATTTGGCAAGGTTGATTGA
- a CDS encoding MotA/TolQ/ExbB proton channel family protein yields MTESATGAASDLATTIAQTTQTMGQSSGARPAMDVVGDAVGNTPADSSSSFDLNALWGQIHSMIDMGGPVVMLLAVLSVLSLSVILYKLWQFSFIGIGRHSRARKAIGLWRAGQREDALSLLDKGKSPVTIVVAHAMRGQVNHPDKQALIREDIERVALQSLSQTRVMLRFLETVGQISPLLGLFGTVIGMIEAFQRLQEAGATVDPSVLAGGIWVALLTTAVGLAVAIPASLFADWFASRVEREQSVMEELVTAVLTGQLTDKASAYSAEATSGQGGLGYAT; encoded by the coding sequence ATGACTGAAAGCGCAACAGGGGCAGCTTCGGATCTTGCCACGACAATTGCTCAAACCACTCAAACTATGGGGCAATCTTCTGGAGCTAGGCCCGCTATGGATGTGGTTGGTGATGCCGTTGGAAATACGCCTGCCGACTCTTCGAGCAGTTTTGATCTGAATGCCCTGTGGGGGCAAATCCACTCCATGATCGACATGGGTGGTCCGGTGGTCATGCTGCTTGCTGTCTTGTCAGTTCTTTCCTTGTCTGTCATTCTCTACAAGCTATGGCAATTTTCCTTCATCGGTATCGGTCGACACAGCCGGGCGCGCAAGGCCATTGGACTTTGGCGTGCTGGGCAACGGGAAGATGCGCTTTCCTTGCTGGATAAAGGCAAGTCCCCTGTCACAATCGTTGTCGCGCACGCCATGCGGGGGCAAGTGAACCATCCGGACAAACAGGCCCTGATACGCGAAGATATCGAACGGGTTGCTTTGCAATCTCTCTCGCAAACGCGGGTCATGTTGCGGTTTCTTGAAACCGTTGGTCAGATTTCACCCCTTCTGGGCTTGTTCGGTACCGTGATCGGCATGATTGAGGCTTTTCAGCGGCTTCAGGAAGCCGGAGCGACTGTTGATCCGTCGGTGCTGGCAGGTGGCATTTGGGTGGCTCTGCTGACGACTGCTGTGGGTTTGGCTGTGGCCATTCCTGCGAGCCTATTCGCAGACTGGTTCGCTAGCCGGGTTGAGCGCGAACAGAGCGTGATGGAAGAATTGGTAACGGCGGTGCTGACTGGCCAGCTGACGGACAAAGCGTCGGCCTATTCTGCAGAGGCGACATCCGGTCAAGGGGGGCTTGGCTATGCGACTTAG
- a CDS encoding biopolymer transporter ExbD, which translates to MRLSAPRKRRSIVGLTSLIDVIFLLLLFFMLSSTFSRYSQLDLGVAGVGSGSGGERPKLIMSLSDDSVLRLNGRVTELGGLDAALEPFLAEGVERAVIVPRGDVTLQELVALLETVKSSKLKSVSLAN; encoded by the coding sequence ATGCGACTTAGTGCGCCACGCAAAAGGCGCTCAATTGTCGGCCTGACGTCTCTTATCGACGTCATTTTTCTGCTGTTGCTGTTCTTCATGCTGTCCTCCACCTTCTCACGCTATAGCCAGCTGGATCTGGGCGTCGCGGGTGTTGGGTCTGGCTCAGGCGGGGAACGGCCCAAGCTGATCATGTCTCTTTCTGATGATAGCGTGCTGCGGCTCAATGGCCGTGTAACGGAGCTTGGCGGTTTGGATGCGGCTTTGGAGCCGTTTCTTGCAGAAGGTGTTGAGCGGGCTGTGATTGTGCCAAGGGGCGATGTCACTCTGCAGGAGTTGGTTGCGCTTCTTGAGACCGTCAAGTCGAGCAAACTCAAATCCGTATCTCTGGCGAATTGA
- a CDS encoding ATP-binding cassette domain-containing protein, translated as MIDIRSVSHVLHGQAILSDISVQLPKGKVTALVGPNGAGKSTLLSLIARLQPLQKGTIEVDGLDVSQTPSKQLAKTLAILTQSNQLASRLTVADLVAFGRFPHHQGRPTVEDNKLVDEAIESLELASIRHRFIDEISGGQRQKAFVAMAYAQDTDYLLLDEPLNNLDMKSARTLMQRLGTLSAQSGKTIVVVLHEINYAALYADWIVGLKDGRLVANGETKYFLTNETIEQVFDMQADIHDVGEHRFVMHYR; from the coding sequence ATGATTGACATCCGCTCTGTCAGCCATGTATTGCATGGGCAGGCAATTCTCAGTGATATTTCGGTGCAGTTGCCAAAGGGCAAGGTTACAGCGCTGGTTGGGCCCAATGGGGCTGGTAAGTCCACCCTGCTCTCCCTCATCGCTCGCCTGCAGCCCTTGCAAAAAGGCACCATTGAGGTCGACGGGCTGGATGTAAGCCAGACACCAAGCAAGCAGCTGGCCAAGACACTCGCTATCCTTACCCAATCCAACCAGTTGGCCTCGCGGTTGACCGTTGCAGATCTCGTTGCCTTTGGCCGCTTCCCACATCATCAGGGTCGGCCAACGGTTGAGGATAATAAGCTTGTAGATGAAGCCATCGAAAGCCTTGAGCTTGCTTCCATCCGGCATCGCTTCATTGATGAAATCTCGGGGGGGCAGCGGCAGAAGGCTTTTGTGGCCATGGCCTATGCGCAGGATACGGATTATTTGCTGCTTGATGAGCCCTTGAACAATCTGGATATGAAAAGCGCCCGCACGCTTATGCAGCGCCTTGGTACCCTTTCAGCGCAGTCGGGCAAGACCATCGTTGTCGTTCTTCACGAGATCAACTATGCGGCGCTCTATGCAGACTGGATTGTTGGCCTGAAAGACGGGCGCCTGGTGGCCAACGGTGAGACAAAATATTTCCTGACCAATGAAACGATTGAGCAAGTCTTCGACATGCAGGCCGATATTCACGACGTTGGTGAGCATCGCTTTGTCATGCATTATCGCTAA
- a CDS encoding AraC family transcriptional regulator yields MAGFQTSPTFANIAFLDGKPRHHASIVAETLTPCFQLLLFLEGGQKFYLDDKLFDIESGHGDRCQPQIAIIQRNKPCILRSLPNHGDSILRKIKLSLPVDWLRTIAGAKNEGVLKQLQNGEITSYLWSANRDMVQLGEAIISPPAHFDEMHTPESLKIYRLAKGMELLSLACMDLSHKQNPPHALNKAHIFNQAERVRSYVVENLHKDLTIETLSRETGTSKRSIQRNFKHQFGLTVSDFIRKQRLEKARQAIEKQGMPISQAAFLAGYNNQSSFTNAFKQTYGSTPKNWRKKAEPRKSGS; encoded by the coding sequence ATGGCAGGTTTCCAGACCTCACCCACCTTTGCGAATATCGCTTTCCTTGATGGGAAGCCCAGACATCATGCAAGCATTGTGGCTGAAACACTGACACCTTGCTTCCAATTATTGCTGTTTCTTGAAGGCGGGCAGAAATTCTACCTTGATGATAAGTTGTTCGATATTGAGTCTGGACATGGAGACAGGTGCCAACCCCAAATCGCAATCATCCAGCGCAACAAACCATGCATCCTTCGCAGCCTTCCAAACCATGGGGATAGCATCCTGCGCAAAATCAAGCTTTCACTGCCAGTTGATTGGCTTCGGACCATCGCAGGTGCAAAGAATGAGGGTGTCCTTAAACAACTCCAGAATGGGGAGATCACCAGCTATCTGTGGTCAGCCAATCGCGACATGGTCCAACTGGGGGAAGCGATCATCAGCCCGCCTGCACATTTTGACGAAATGCATACCCCTGAAAGCCTCAAAATCTATCGTTTGGCCAAAGGTATGGAGCTTTTATCACTCGCCTGCATGGATTTATCGCACAAGCAAAACCCGCCCCATGCGCTGAATAAAGCGCACATATTCAATCAGGCCGAACGTGTGCGCAGCTATGTGGTAGAAAATTTGCATAAAGACCTGACCATCGAGACCCTCTCACGGGAAACCGGCACGAGCAAACGCTCCATCCAGCGCAATTTCAAGCATCAGTTCGGCCTGACCGTATCCGACTTCATACGCAAACAACGACTAGAGAAAGCCCGGCAGGCCATAGAAAAGCAAGGCATGCCTATCAGTCAAGCGGCCTTTCTGGCCGGGTATAACAACCAGTCAAGCTTCACCAACGCCTTCAAGCAGACCTATGGATCAACGCCCAAGAACTGGCGCAAAAAAGCCGAGCCGCGTAAATCTGGTTCATAA
- a CDS encoding TonB-dependent receptor, protein MFLGLTGPAVLLASLLTTTALAQAQEISEEDMLNAIVVTAAGSETDVTNAPASVSVVTSEDIEKLPAQDARALLGDVPGVTFNYSGNQKKVQIRGLSERYTLFLIDGKRVNSAPNVFRGNDYDSGWVPVEAIERIEVVRGAMSSLYGSDAIGGVVNIITKKAQNEWHGSLTTEVTVQENRKSGDYGRGSFSLSGPIIKDKLFLKTFGSYDVRVADDEDLNPGLQSDGTPLPGFAESDDKFIDGTATWLINDSHEMDFNLGFSSRKEDETTLERKSVGVTHRGEYDFGSSEIKVYGDQIHNDYGHGNKTGEMQPNTAYNFNADGKINTEVDLVVPHKLTVGASYKYQEINDEYVLQGAGGTESSVWQGALFLEDQAMITDRFEMTFGTRFDNHENFGWNASPRVYGVYNLTDEFTVKGGWSASFKAPTLLENSPNWYQVSCGGSCYMIGSEDLDPEIGSSFEAGFSYDRDLFSVGLTAFRNDIKDMIPFPPARTSDLVAALTYDNYVGLAADGNPMFTYENIDEARTMGVEASFSLRPRDDLTITANYTYLDAKAISGVKRPLAYQPEHTVNVGVDWLATDKLTLSAKGNYTGEQYTYVPTDGDMSNASKADGYFTADLTGAYEVNDNFTLKAGVLNVADKQIYREISDDFNVDGRRYYFSANLTF, encoded by the coding sequence ATGTTTCTGGGTTTGACCGGCCCGGCAGTCCTGTTAGCATCGCTCCTGACCACCACAGCGCTTGCTCAGGCTCAGGAGATATCTGAAGAAGACATGCTCAATGCTATCGTCGTGACAGCGGCAGGCTCCGAGACTGATGTTACCAACGCACCGGCCAGCGTTAGTGTTGTCACTTCTGAAGACATTGAAAAACTGCCCGCTCAGGATGCCCGTGCGCTTCTTGGCGATGTGCCCGGTGTTACCTTCAACTATTCGGGCAACCAGAAAAAAGTCCAGATACGTGGACTTAGTGAGCGCTATACTCTGTTTCTGATTGATGGCAAGCGTGTCAATTCTGCTCCGAACGTATTCCGCGGCAATGACTATGATTCAGGCTGGGTACCTGTCGAGGCGATCGAGAGGATCGAGGTTGTTCGTGGGGCGATGTCTTCGCTCTACGGGTCTGATGCCATTGGCGGTGTCGTCAATATCATCACCAAAAAAGCCCAGAATGAATGGCATGGGTCTCTAACAACAGAAGTGACCGTGCAGGAAAACCGCAAGTCAGGGGACTATGGGCGCGGTTCCTTCTCTCTGTCCGGTCCGATCATCAAAGACAAGCTGTTTTTGAAAACATTCGGTAGCTATGATGTCCGCGTGGCCGATGACGAAGATCTCAATCCGGGGCTTCAGAGCGACGGAACTCCCCTTCCCGGCTTTGCCGAGAGTGACGACAAGTTCATCGATGGCACTGCAACTTGGCTGATCAATGACAGTCATGAAATGGACTTCAATCTGGGTTTCTCCAGCCGTAAGGAAGACGAAACCACTTTGGAACGCAAATCGGTAGGCGTTACCCATCGCGGTGAATATGACTTTGGGTCTTCGGAGATCAAGGTCTATGGAGATCAGATCCATAATGATTATGGGCATGGCAATAAAACCGGCGAAATGCAGCCAAATACGGCTTATAATTTCAATGCAGATGGCAAGATCAACACCGAAGTTGATCTGGTCGTTCCACATAAATTGACGGTTGGTGCTTCCTATAAATATCAGGAAATCAATGACGAGTATGTCCTGCAGGGAGCCGGTGGTACAGAATCCTCTGTCTGGCAGGGGGCTCTGTTCCTTGAAGATCAGGCCATGATTACCGACCGGTTCGAGATGACCTTCGGGACACGTTTCGACAATCATGAGAATTTCGGCTGGAATGCCAGCCCGCGCGTGTATGGTGTTTACAATCTGACGGATGAATTTACCGTCAAAGGTGGCTGGTCCGCCTCCTTCAAGGCGCCAACATTGCTTGAAAACAGCCCCAATTGGTATCAGGTTTCCTGTGGTGGCAGTTGTTACATGATTGGTAGTGAAGATCTTGATCCGGAGATCGGTTCCAGTTTCGAGGCCGGCTTCTCCTATGATCGCGATCTCTTCTCTGTTGGCCTGACCGCCTTCCGTAACGACATCAAGGATATGATCCCATTCCCACCAGCGCGCACGTCTGATCTGGTGGCTGCTCTGACCTATGATAACTATGTTGGTCTGGCCGCAGATGGCAACCCGATGTTTACCTATGAGAATATCGATGAAGCCCGCACGATGGGTGTAGAGGCGAGTTTCTCGCTTCGTCCGCGTGATGATTTGACGATTACCGCCAACTATACCTATCTGGATGCCAAGGCGATCAGTGGCGTAAAACGTCCCCTCGCTTATCAGCCAGAGCATACGGTGAATGTCGGCGTTGATTGGTTGGCGACAGATAAACTGACGTTGAGCGCCAAAGGGAACTATACCGGCGAGCAATATACCTATGTGCCAACCGATGGAGACATGAGCAACGCTTCCAAGGCAGATGGCTATTTCACTGCCGATCTGACGGGAGCCTATGAGGTGAATGATAATTTCACTCTCAAGGCCGGAGTTCTCAATGTCGCTGACAAACAGATCTATCGGGAAATCTCGGATGATTTCAACGTGGATGGGCGCAGATACTATTTCTCTGCCAATCTTACGTTCTGA
- a CDS encoding iron chelate uptake ABC transporter family permease subunit, translating to MKGWIFALAILGLGIVSSLFVGAIDLDAGRFLQTGEGLNLLLVSRIPRTLAVLLTGASLAVAGIIMQMIVSNRFVEPMTAGSGSTAALGLLLITFLMPQASIFLKMIAACVFSLLGTMVFLAMVRRLPAHQPLLVPLVGIAYGGVVSALVTFIAYQADLLQYLQTWFNGEFSGILQGRYELLWLTGILMIVAYLVADQFAILGLGRNVSINLGLNYHQIVRLGLVIVSLISAVTVVTVGVIPFVGLIVPNIVSRWLGDNLRKTLPVTAMMGAGLVLLSDLIGRIVRHPFEIPAATIFGFVGAALFLWLLYFPPRRPSTPESQQEKSA from the coding sequence ATCAAGGGTTGGATATTCGCGCTTGCCATTTTGGGGCTCGGAATCGTTTCGAGCCTTTTTGTTGGTGCGATTGATCTGGATGCCGGTCGCTTTCTGCAAACCGGAGAAGGCTTGAATCTGCTTCTGGTCAGCCGTATTCCGCGTACGCTGGCCGTTTTGCTGACCGGAGCCTCTCTGGCTGTTGCCGGTATCATCATGCAGATGATTGTTTCCAACCGATTTGTTGAGCCGATGACGGCGGGCTCCGGCTCGACTGCGGCGCTTGGGCTCTTGCTCATCACCTTTCTGATGCCTCAGGCATCCATATTTCTCAAGATGATTGCTGCCTGCGTCTTTTCGCTTCTGGGCACGATGGTGTTTCTGGCGATGGTGCGCCGCTTGCCTGCGCATCAGCCATTGCTGGTGCCGTTGGTTGGGATAGCCTATGGCGGGGTTGTAAGCGCGCTCGTGACGTTTATCGCCTACCAGGCGGATCTGCTGCAATATCTCCAAACATGGTTTAACGGCGAATTTTCGGGCATCCTGCAGGGGCGCTACGAGCTTCTGTGGTTGACCGGAATACTGATGATTGTGGCCTATCTTGTGGCTGACCAGTTCGCCATTCTCGGACTTGGCCGCAATGTCAGCATCAATCTGGGGCTCAACTATCACCAGATCGTACGGCTGGGGTTGGTGATTGTTTCTCTGATTTCAGCGGTGACGGTGGTTACTGTCGGGGTCATTCCGTTTGTCGGGCTGATTGTGCCCAACATCGTCAGCCGGTGGTTAGGTGATAATTTGCGCAAGACGCTTCCCGTTACAGCCATGATGGGCGCGGGGCTGGTTCTGCTCTCCGATCTCATTGGGCGGATTGTGCGCCATCCCTTCGAAATACCGGCAGCAACCATTTTTGGATTTGTCGGTGCAGCGCTGTTTTTGTGGCTGCTCTATTTTCCGCCGCGCCGTCCTTCGACACCTGAAAGCCAGCAGGAGAAAAGCGCCTGA
- a CDS encoding iron chelate uptake ABC transporter family permease subunit, with translation MVERRLIYALLLFVVCAVAFLTVNARGNWEFVLWFRGTKLLGISLVAIAIAVSTVLFQTLTKNRILTPSLMGFDALYALLQTALVFFLGGLGFAQLAPQVSFFTSFFFMMLASLALFGTLLGQSQQARGEDMHRLLLTGIIFGVQFRSVTSFLQRLIDPNDFVVAATSSMASFNSINGDLLVLSCVIMALGLVAAWYLRFDLDVLALGRDAAINLGINYKQRVYMTLVIIASLVSVSTALVGPVAFFGLLVSNLTYHLFPTHRHAILLPAASLLSACVLIGGQTILEQLLNFSTPLSVIVEFLGGVTFLLLILKGRSR, from the coding sequence ATGGTTGAAAGACGCCTGATATATGCGCTTCTGCTGTTTGTGGTCTGCGCCGTTGCCTTTTTGACGGTCAACGCTCGGGGCAATTGGGAGTTCGTGTTATGGTTTCGCGGGACCAAGCTTTTGGGTATCTCTCTGGTAGCGATTGCAATTGCGGTCTCAACGGTTTTGTTCCAAACGCTGACGAAGAACCGCATTCTGACGCCCTCTCTTATGGGGTTTGATGCCCTTTATGCGCTGCTGCAAACCGCGCTGGTTTTCTTTCTAGGCGGCTTGGGCTTTGCGCAATTGGCGCCTCAGGTTTCCTTCTTTACCTCCTTCTTTTTCATGATGCTGGCCTCTCTGGCTCTGTTCGGCACTCTGCTCGGGCAATCGCAACAAGCGCGCGGGGAAGATATGCATCGTCTGTTGTTGACGGGCATTATCTTCGGAGTTCAGTTTCGCTCGGTTACCTCCTTTTTGCAGCGGCTGATAGACCCCAATGATTTCGTGGTTGCTGCCACCTCTTCCATGGCCAGCTTCAATTCCATTAACGGCGATCTGCTTGTTTTGAGTTGCGTGATCATGGCGTTGGGGCTGGTTGCTGCCTGGTATTTACGATTTGATCTGGATGTGTTGGCGCTGGGGCGCGATGCGGCAATCAATCTTGGCATCAATTACAAGCAGCGGGTTTATATGACGCTTGTCATTATCGCCAGTCTGGTGTCTGTCTCAACCGCACTGGTCGGGCCGGTTGCCTTTTTCGGACTGCTGGTCAGCAACCTCACCTACCATCTGTTTCCCACCCATAGACATGCCATTCTGCTGCCTGCGGCCTCGCTCCTGTCGGCTTGTGTGCTTATCGGGGGGCAAACCATACTTGAGCAACTTCTCAACTTCTCTACGCCTCTCAGCGTGATTGTCGAGTTTCTGGGAGGCGTGACCTTCCTTCTCTTGATCCTGAAAGGAAGAAGCCGATGA
- a CDS encoding biopolymer transporter ExbD: MRMHKAKAHKKVLPDNTIPLINIVFLMLIFFLIAGTVAPPVSSELTPPNASKLEQMPPAGNAVEILADGTLIHHGRELSIEEILALFPAADAQQPAKANSASGVAPASPQSDEILHILADKALPAKKLIPLLQAFRAAGHRKIRLVTLREGD, translated from the coding sequence ATGCGTATGCATAAGGCGAAAGCCCATAAAAAAGTCCTGCCGGACAATACCATACCGCTCATCAACATCGTGTTTCTGATGCTGATCTTCTTTCTGATTGCCGGTACGGTTGCGCCTCCGGTTTCCTCTGAGTTGACGCCACCCAATGCCAGTAAGCTTGAGCAAATGCCTCCTGCTGGCAATGCGGTCGAAATATTGGCTGATGGCACGCTCATTCATCACGGACGCGAGCTGAGCATTGAAGAGATATTAGCGCTGTTCCCTGCTGCCGATGCACAGCAACCAGCCAAGGCCAACAGCGCGAGCGGTGTCGCTCCTGCTTCGCCCCAAAGCGATGAAATCCTTCATATACTGGCTGATAAGGCACTACCCGCCAAAAAACTGATTCCCCTATTGCAGGCCTTTCGGGCTGCGGGGCATCGCAAAATCCGTTTGGTTACCTTGCGTGAGGGAGACTGA